In the Leptolyngbya sp. SIO1E4 genome, one interval contains:
- a CDS encoding glycosyltransferase gives MPLVSVVIPAHNAEKTIKETIESVLAQSFQDFEIVIVNDNSTDSTGAIVEGYQDPRIKLFAHNGGSASKSRNKGVRHASGEYIAFLDADDLWLPSKLEMQLAALQKSPQAKVVYCWVDCIDNQGNFIRKSNRFDMSGDVYEEMLVHNFLGNGSNPLIEKEALIKVGDFDESLPNAEDWDLYLRLAQDYHFVAIPSPLVLYRVSYNSKSFRNLLRSEASYTKLMNKACARRPESAQVLVEKGFPGYYKYIILKALKNPLGGRRRMIAFRLLLRFVFKFPGFLKNLDVKYSSFLLIVDSFKPKSGVRTWLKKALIKSH, from the coding sequence ATGCCACTAGTCTCAGTTGTAATTCCAGCGCATAATGCTGAAAAGACGATCAAGGAAACGATTGAATCAGTATTAGCACAGTCCTTTCAGGATTTTGAAATTGTCATTGTTAATGACAATTCAACGGACTCAACAGGCGCAATAGTTGAAGGCTATCAAGACCCGCGTATCAAATTGTTTGCTCATAATGGTGGCAGTGCCTCAAAAAGCCGTAATAAAGGTGTCCGGCATGCTTCAGGGGAGTATATTGCTTTTCTAGATGCTGATGATTTGTGGTTGCCAAGCAAGTTAGAGATGCAGCTAGCCGCTTTACAAAAATCACCCCAGGCAAAAGTTGTTTATTGCTGGGTAGATTGCATTGATAACCAGGGCAACTTCATTCGCAAAAGTAACCGATTTGACATGAGCGGCGATGTCTATGAGGAAATGCTTGTCCATAATTTCTTAGGAAATGGCTCAAACCCCCTGATTGAGAAAGAAGCCTTGATAAAAGTGGGTGATTTTGATGAATCACTGCCTAATGCTGAAGATTGGGATCTGTACTTGAGATTGGCTCAAGACTATCATTTTGTCGCGATTCCATCCCCTTTGGTACTGTACAGAGTTTCATATAACTCTAAATCATTTAGAAATCTTCTTAGGTCAGAGGCATCCTATACAAAACTAATGAATAAGGCTTGTGCCAGGCGACCTGAATCAGCTCAAGTGTTAGTTGAAAAGGGGTTTCCAGGCTACTATAAATACATTATTTTGAAAGCGCTTAAGAATCCTTTAGGTGGGCGGAGAAGGATGATTGCCTTCAGATTACTTTTGAGATTCGTTTTTAAATTTCCAGGGTTCCTTAAAAACTTAGACGTCAAGTACAGCTCATTCTTACTGATCGTGGATAGCTTTAAACCAAAATCTGGTGTGCGAACCTGGTTAAAGAAAGCGCTAATTAAATCTCATTGA
- a CDS encoding polysaccharide pyruvyl transferase family protein, with amino-acid sequence MRVGIIGNPGRFQNSFEMSTEALWKANNNTGNLAFRYAVANHIASEKFFFSSTSDPDLVRDTCDVLVFPSANSLNPESEHTHARRAKFVEAVDLPCLVVGLGAQAPSLDHELKLKEDTKRWMKAVSERSHIIGVRGEYTAAALANIGIKNTAVLGCPSLLINSTPTLGEIIHQKLRHIAPQNLVVTAGMPKKEHLKNIERRLISFLLQHKGVYVTQSPLRLVSLAREGQGEISDEWIDNLHRYLRPRIHRHFQSRSQFMTFIRQYFRVFFDAGAWIEFLSSFDMSIGTRMHGNMLATQAGIPGICIYHDSRTQELCSVTAIPHISKNKFLKARNIQEVRSETIFDGKAFDKNRARIAREYKALIIKNGIEVSDSLDSIIGDLKG; translated from the coding sequence ATGCGAGTTGGCATTATTGGAAATCCAGGACGCTTCCAGAATAGCTTTGAAATGTCTACCGAAGCCTTATGGAAGGCGAACAATAATACAGGCAATTTAGCTTTTCGCTATGCTGTAGCCAATCATATAGCTTCAGAAAAGTTTTTCTTTTCAAGTACTTCTGATCCTGACCTGGTGAGAGATACTTGTGATGTGCTTGTATTTCCTTCTGCAAATTCACTCAATCCAGAGAGTGAGCACACGCATGCACGAAGAGCTAAATTTGTTGAAGCAGTTGATCTACCTTGCCTAGTTGTAGGATTAGGTGCACAGGCGCCTAGTTTGGATCATGAGTTGAAGTTGAAAGAAGATACTAAAAGATGGATGAAGGCAGTTTCTGAAAGATCTCATATTATTGGTGTTCGCGGCGAATATACTGCAGCTGCCTTAGCTAATATTGGTATTAAGAATACGGCTGTTTTGGGTTGCCCTTCTCTATTAATTAATTCAACTCCAACATTAGGAGAGATTATTCATCAAAAGCTTCGTCATATTGCTCCTCAAAATTTAGTCGTAACTGCTGGGATGCCTAAAAAGGAGCATTTGAAGAATATTGAAAGAAGATTAATCAGTTTTCTCCTTCAACATAAAGGCGTGTATGTCACTCAGTCTCCCTTACGTTTAGTTTCGTTGGCACGAGAAGGGCAAGGTGAAATTTCAGACGAATGGATAGATAACTTACATCGGTACCTGAGGCCTAGAATCCATCGGCATTTTCAATCTCGCTCACAGTTTATGACTTTTATTAGGCAATACTTCCGAGTTTTCTTTGATGCTGGTGCCTGGATTGAGTTCTTATCTTCCTTCGACATGTCTATTGGAACACGCATGCATGGCAATATGTTGGCAACACAGGCAGGAATACCAGGAATCTGTATCTATCATGACTCAAGAACTCAAGAACTTTGTAGCGTAACCGCTATTCCTCACATCTCAAAAAATAAGTTTCTCAAGGCTCGTAATATCCAAGAAGTACGTAGTGAAACTATCTTTGACGGTAAGGCCTTCGACAAAAATAGAGCTAGAATTGCTCGTGAATATAAAGCTCTTATAATCAAGAATGGGATTGAAGTCAGTGACAGTTTAGACTCTATTATTGGTGATTTAAAGGGCTAG
- a CDS encoding ABC transporter ATP-binding protein, with protein sequence MRFKLPTPVRNLLKTTSLWRENYFILRELKQLRWLATLAILFSLVSALVAGLTVGLIGIFLQGLTNPEELSIETGINWFDVWLLAAEAPASEKILRLAGLILVVTWLRSLFMYLGSLFSKFTTLNLVDRLRKRAFEQLQSLSLSYYAKVRPGDLMSVLRGDVNQIQQAFGVMSVFVSQGSMLLVFVGLMFALSWQLTLASVMIFSLLSVGISNVNSRVREASFAVPLANKQFSSASLEFINGIRTVHASATQDFERKRFRQSVEKVMHAALRVAKLSTVVQPIMQGVSGSALIIMIVVAFKFLVAEGQLQTAGLITFMLALSRTLPVVSQLNAAMTRFNSFQGSLGSVNDLLKTDDKPYLKDGVHQFSGLKRSIDFVSVDFGYNADEPVLHDVTLSINQGETTALVGASGAGKTTLADLIPRFYDPTQGQILVDGIDLREIEINTLRRKMAIVSQDTFIFNASAKDNIAYGLEEVDEEAVREVARLANALQFIEELPEGFDTQLGNRGVRLSGGQRQRIAIARSLLRNPEILILDEATSALDSVTERLIQESLEKLTTGRTVIAIAHRLSTIVRANKVVVMEQGRIVEQGGYQELLEKRGKLWKYHQIQHELGHAG encoded by the coding sequence ATGCGTTTCAAACTGCCCACTCCAGTCCGAAATTTACTAAAGACCACAAGTCTCTGGCGAGAGAATTATTTTATCTTGAGGGAGCTAAAGCAGCTTCGCTGGCTAGCAACCTTAGCTATCTTATTTTCTCTGGTTTCAGCGTTAGTGGCGGGTTTAACCGTTGGTTTAATCGGAATATTTTTACAGGGGCTAACAAATCCTGAGGAGCTGTCGATTGAAACTGGTATTAACTGGTTTGATGTTTGGCTGCTGGCAGCTGAGGCCCCTGCCTCTGAGAAAATCCTTCGATTAGCCGGGCTGATTTTAGTGGTGACCTGGCTGCGCTCCCTTTTTATGTACTTAGGGAGCCTCTTCTCTAAATTCACGACCTTAAATTTAGTAGATCGTCTCCGTAAGCGGGCATTTGAACAGCTTCAGAGTTTGAGCCTGAGTTATTACGCAAAAGTCCGTCCAGGAGATTTGATGAGCGTCCTCAGGGGAGACGTAAATCAGATTCAGCAAGCCTTTGGCGTGATGTCTGTTTTTGTCTCTCAGGGCTCTATGCTTCTGGTTTTCGTAGGGCTGATGTTTGCACTGTCCTGGCAACTCACGCTTGCATCAGTAATGATTTTCAGCTTGTTGTCAGTTGGCATCTCCAATGTCAATAGCCGGGTCAGAGAAGCCAGCTTTGCCGTTCCCCTCGCCAATAAGCAGTTCTCCTCAGCATCACTGGAATTCATCAACGGTATTCGCACCGTACATGCCTCTGCGACGCAAGATTTTGAGCGCAAGCGGTTTCGCCAGTCCGTTGAGAAAGTGATGCATGCCGCCCTCAGAGTTGCAAAGCTTTCGACGGTGGTACAACCCATTATGCAAGGGGTATCGGGCTCGGCGCTGATTATCATGATTGTGGTGGCATTCAAGTTCCTGGTAGCCGAGGGACAGCTGCAGACGGCTGGGTTAATTACGTTTATGCTGGCGTTATCGCGCACATTGCCTGTCGTGTCCCAGTTGAATGCCGCCATGACACGGTTCAATAGCTTTCAAGGGTCTTTGGGCAGCGTCAACGATCTTTTAAAAACCGATGATAAGCCTTACTTAAAGGATGGAGTTCACCAGTTTTCTGGATTAAAGCGTTCGATCGATTTTGTCTCAGTAGATTTCGGTTACAACGCCGACGAACCGGTTCTTCATGATGTCACCCTATCGATTAATCAAGGGGAAACCACCGCTTTGGTGGGAGCATCCGGTGCTGGTAAAACAACCCTGGCAGATTTAATTCCTCGGTTTTACGACCCAACCCAGGGGCAGATTCTGGTTGATGGTATTGATCTTCGAGAAATCGAGATTAATACGCTGCGTCGGAAGATGGCTATTGTGAGCCAAGATACCTTTATTTTTAACGCTTCTGCTAAAGACAATATCGCTTACGGACTAGAAGAGGTTGATGAAGAAGCGGTTCGGGAAGTGGCGCGGTTAGCCAATGCTCTCCAGTTTATTGAGGAATTACCCGAGGGGTTTGATACGCAATTAGGTAATCGAGGGGTTCGTTTATCGGGGGGGCAACGCCAGCGGATTGCGATCGCCCGCTCTCTGCTGCGTAATCCTGAAATTCTTATCTTAGATGAGGCCACTAGTGCCCTAGATTCAGTGACCGAGCGATTAATTCAGGAATCGTTAGAGAAACTCACTACAGGGCGAACGGTGATTGCCATTGCCCACCGATTATCGACTATTGTGCGCGCCAACAAGGTGGTGGTCATGGAACAGGGACGCATTGTGGAACAGGGAGGCTATCAGGAGTTATTGGAGAAGCGCGGAAAACTCTGGAAATATCACCAAATACAGCACGAACTGGGGCATGCAGGTTAA
- a CDS encoding YdcF family protein: MSRLTSLWTTFTWTLFDWASAPKILIPACLSIVLLALVIKTPKWFKALGKVVACLLAAYLCLATPLAASILIKGLTAFGFANAGESADAIVVLSRGDELGYSRYDLAIRLWQAHRAPKIFVTTIGRVGYMTARFKQEGWPLAALEGTTCARTTYEEAMSAAAILHPQHVEKVILITDSPHMLRSTLTLQALGFKVLPQVSPFPPQLPALDKSLLALREYLGLMNYAALGRLQEHPLDQWDRSSESASIPANCTVEWLDKV, encoded by the coding sequence ATGTCAAGGTTGACTAGCCTCTGGACAACTTTTACGTGGACGCTCTTTGACTGGGCCAGTGCCCCTAAGATTTTGATTCCGGCCTGCTTGAGTATTGTGCTCTTAGCCTTAGTGATCAAAACTCCCAAATGGTTTAAAGCCTTAGGGAAAGTCGTCGCTTGCTTATTAGCCGCCTATTTATGTCTGGCGACCCCCTTAGCGGCTTCCATACTGATCAAAGGGTTGACGGCGTTTGGGTTTGCTAATGCTGGTGAGTCAGCAGATGCCATTGTGGTTCTTAGCCGTGGGGATGAACTGGGTTACTCACGATATGATCTCGCAATTCGGCTGTGGCAAGCGCATCGTGCCCCCAAGATATTTGTCACTACAATTGGGCGAGTCGGGTATATGACAGCTCGGTTTAAGCAGGAAGGATGGCCCCTGGCTGCTTTGGAGGGAACGACCTGTGCCCGAACCACCTATGAAGAGGCCATGTCGGCTGCTGCCATCCTGCATCCTCAGCATGTCGAGAAAGTCATTTTGATTACAGACTCGCCCCACATGCTGCGATCTACTTTGACCCTTCAGGCGTTGGGCTTTAAGGTGTTGCCTCAAGTGTCTCCATTTCCCCCTCAACTTCCGGCTCTAGACAAATCTCTCCTGGCATTGAGAGAGTATTTGGGATTAATGAACTATGCAGCGTTAGGGCGACTGCAAGAACATCCCTTAGATCAATGGGATAGGTCGTCTGAATCAGCATCCATTCCGGCAAACTGCACAGTCGAATGGTTGGACAAGGTTTAG
- a CDS encoding SLBB domain-containing protein, with protein MKSQVRVYFSRYRKLTSVVAASSSIGMTALLGILPLAAQAVIAQAATAQETTPDISSEEDPLFQSLPEAESPEIDGIEGVRPSGELRQDPGLMDTQYLLGPGDQVQISVFGYDEYGGTYGVLSDGTISLPVLGTIRAGNHTLNSFDTALTQELNQLLVNPDVTVQLVGRRAITITVAGAVQRPGPIQVVEQTQTGNSLRMPTISTALTEAGGVTRKADIRRVILTRQLPDGELASTTLNLWDSIWVEDQVATGATSQGAEHLILRDGDTIVVSELPEGEELDQRLVARSTLAPDTVRVRVVGEVTSPGEVLVPPDSTLSSAVAIAGGPTGDAALRRVELIRLNDQGGIESQEIDLQNLVDEIQIQEGDVVIVPERNSSTILSWAQRILNPFGSLLNILNRF; from the coding sequence ATGAAGAGCCAAGTTAGGGTTTATTTCTCCCGTTATCGAAAGCTCACATCGGTGGTTGCCGCTTCCTCTTCTATCGGCATGACAGCACTGTTAGGTATCCTGCCCTTGGCAGCACAAGCAGTCATTGCCCAAGCAGCAACAGCCCAGGAAACAACCCCAGATATATCGTCAGAAGAAGATCCCCTCTTTCAATCGCTCCCCGAGGCAGAATCGCCGGAAATCGATGGGATTGAGGGCGTTAGACCCTCCGGGGAACTGCGCCAAGACCCTGGCCTGATGGATACCCAATATCTATTAGGACCTGGCGACCAAGTGCAGATTTCAGTCTTTGGGTATGACGAATATGGCGGTACCTATGGCGTGCTGTCAGATGGCACGATCAGTTTGCCGGTGCTGGGGACGATCAGAGCTGGTAACCACACCCTCAACTCGTTTGATACGGCGCTAACTCAGGAATTGAATCAGTTACTCGTTAACCCGGATGTAACGGTACAGCTAGTCGGGCGACGGGCCATTACGATCACCGTGGCAGGCGCCGTGCAACGGCCTGGGCCAATTCAGGTCGTTGAGCAAACGCAGACTGGGAATTCGTTGAGGATGCCCACCATTAGCACTGCTCTGACCGAGGCCGGGGGGGTAACGCGTAAGGCTGATATTCGTCGGGTTATTTTGACTCGTCAGCTGCCAGATGGCGAATTAGCGTCGACCACCCTGAACCTCTGGGATTCTATCTGGGTTGAGGATCAGGTGGCGACAGGCGCCACAAGCCAAGGGGCTGAGCATCTGATTTTGCGCGATGGAGATACGATTGTCGTGTCCGAATTGCCAGAGGGTGAAGAGCTTGATCAGCGGCTGGTGGCCCGATCAACGCTGGCTCCTGACACGGTGCGGGTACGGGTTGTAGGAGAGGTGACCTCTCCTGGAGAAGTTTTGGTGCCGCCCGATAGCACCTTGTCGAGTGCGGTGGCGATCGCCGGAGGGCCAACAGGTGATGCCGCATTGAGACGGGTAGAGCTCATTCGTCTCAATGATCAAGGCGGTATTGAAAGTCAGGAAATAGACTTGCAAAATCTCGTGGATGAGATTCAGATTCAGGAAGGAGATGTAGTCATTGTTCCAGAACGAAATTCATCCACAATTTTGAGCTGGGCACAGCGGATCTTAAATCCCTTTGGTTCTCTATTGAATATCTTGAATCGCTTTTGA
- a CDS encoding polysaccharide biosynthesis tyrosine autokinase, which produces MVAQQANGETRTYTEYIEELDFQKYWLVLKRRWIPAFAVFSTTVALSVFAALSEESVYKAEGRVLFRSDRTTSLTGLGDDRGRVEILAADPLDTQAELIRSLPLMQATVDALGLTTSSGRPLNPRALLGKVSAQPVGGTDVLRISVESEDPEEAAAIVNQVIESYREQNIESNREEAAAARQFIEEQLPTTEAEVLRVEGALREFKETNDIISLDQEASNAVSVLAGLDQDIGNIQAQLADISAQLGQLRGQLGVNVSEGIALSSLNQSEGVQEALSQLQQVQTQLSNERARYREGHPAIERLELQQAEIEALLSDRIQEVLGQELTVPVDSLNVGRLQLGELRQNLIAELTSLEIERIGLSNRMSQLMEARANYLERANDLPELEKQQRELDRQLEAAQTTYETLLSQLQETRVIENQTVGNVRVVSLAQIPNSPAGPDRRMYLVAGGFMGVLLAIATAFLLDLLDSSVKTVKEVKELYGYTVLGVIPLVKGAGRSEAEAADDHPYPRLLVNQPAHVGVREAYQMMQANLKFLQSDTELKTVMITSAVPGEGKSEIAANLAAALAQVGRRVLLIDADMRYPRQHHALKVLNRVGLSHVITGQARVKSAIQTVMQNLDVLTAGAVPPNPVALLDSKRMESLLQSLAQVYEVVIIDAPPLVGYADAPILGKMADGTLLVARPGVVDYAQGRIAKDVLAQSQQWVLGMVANGVNPANEPDGHFYYLRQETTESVEEDQEPVLMPVGKAG; this is translated from the coding sequence ATGGTTGCTCAACAAGCAAATGGTGAAACCAGAACATACACCGAATACATTGAAGAACTCGACTTCCAAAAGTATTGGCTCGTTCTCAAGCGGCGGTGGATCCCAGCATTTGCTGTCTTTAGTACGACAGTAGCGCTCTCTGTATTCGCAGCACTGTCGGAAGAGTCCGTTTATAAGGCTGAAGGCAGAGTGTTGTTTAGAAGCGATCGCACTACCTCCCTGACTGGCTTAGGAGATGACCGTGGGCGGGTCGAAATCCTCGCAGCCGACCCCCTAGATACCCAGGCGGAGCTGATTCGCTCCCTTCCACTCATGCAGGCAACTGTGGATGCTCTGGGTTTAACAACTTCGAGCGGCAGGCCTTTAAATCCGAGAGCGTTGCTTGGTAAAGTGAGTGCTCAACCCGTGGGCGGCACGGATGTTTTGAGAATCAGTGTGGAATCTGAAGACCCTGAGGAAGCCGCCGCCATTGTGAATCAGGTGATTGAATCATACCGCGAACAAAATATTGAAAGTAACCGGGAAGAGGCGGCTGCCGCCCGGCAATTTATTGAGGAACAGCTCCCGACGACAGAAGCAGAAGTGCTGCGGGTAGAAGGTGCCCTGCGCGAGTTTAAGGAAACGAACGACATTATTTCCTTAGACCAAGAAGCGTCTAATGCTGTGTCGGTATTAGCTGGGCTGGATCAAGACATCGGCAATATACAGGCGCAACTCGCAGATATTAGCGCTCAGCTGGGGCAACTGCGCGGGCAGTTGGGAGTCAACGTAAGTGAGGGGATTGCCCTCAGTTCATTGAATCAGTCGGAAGGGGTACAAGAGGCTCTGTCTCAGCTGCAGCAAGTTCAAACCCAGCTCTCCAATGAGCGGGCCCGCTATCGAGAAGGGCATCCGGCGATTGAACGGTTAGAGCTGCAGCAGGCAGAGATCGAGGCGTTACTGAGCGATCGCATTCAAGAAGTGTTAGGGCAAGAACTGACGGTTCCGGTCGATAGTCTGAACGTGGGTCGTTTGCAATTAGGTGAGCTGCGCCAAAATTTGATTGCCGAACTCACCAGCTTAGAGATTGAACGCATCGGTTTGAGTAACCGCATGTCCCAGCTTATGGAGGCGCGGGCCAATTATCTGGAGCGAGCGAATGACCTGCCCGAACTTGAAAAGCAGCAGCGCGAGTTAGACCGGCAGTTAGAGGCGGCTCAAACGACCTACGAAACCCTATTGAGTCAGCTGCAAGAAACGCGAGTGATTGAAAATCAGACCGTGGGTAACGTGAGGGTGGTTTCTCTTGCCCAGATACCCAATAGCCCGGCGGGGCCAGACCGCAGAATGTATCTGGTGGCAGGGGGCTTTATGGGGGTCTTGCTGGCGATCGCCACCGCCTTCTTGCTCGATCTCTTAGACAGCTCAGTCAAGACGGTCAAAGAAGTCAAAGAGCTTTACGGCTACACCGTGCTGGGGGTTATTCCCTTAGTCAAAGGGGCCGGACGCTCTGAGGCAGAGGCCGCAGACGATCACCCTTATCCTCGGTTATTGGTGAATCAACCCGCTCACGTGGGCGTGCGAGAAGCCTATCAGATGATGCAGGCAAACCTGAAGTTTCTCCAGTCAGATACCGAATTGAAAACGGTCATGATCACCAGTGCGGTGCCAGGCGAAGGGAAATCAGAGATCGCGGCAAACCTGGCTGCAGCCCTTGCTCAAGTTGGGCGGCGGGTGCTCCTGATTGATGCTGATATGCGGTATCCGCGCCAGCATCACGCACTTAAGGTCTTGAATAGAGTCGGCTTAAGCCATGTCATTACGGGGCAGGCAAGGGTCAAGTCTGCCATCCAAACGGTTATGCAGAATCTAGATGTGCTGACAGCAGGGGCAGTCCCCCCCAATCCAGTGGCGTTGTTAGATTCCAAACGCATGGAATCCCTCTTGCAGTCCTTAGCCCAAGTCTATGAGGTTGTGATTATCGATGCCCCGCCACTGGTGGGCTATGCCGATGCACCCATTTTGGGCAAGATGGCGGATGGAACGCTTCTGGTGGCACGTCCAGGGGTGGTGGATTATGCCCAGGGTCGGATTGCCAAGGATGTTCTGGCTCAATCCCAACAATGGGTATTAGGGATGGTGGCCAACGGGGTGAACCCTGCCAATGAACCCGATGGACATTTCTATTACTTGCGCCAAGAGACGACTGAATCGGTTGAAGAAGATCAGGAGCCGGTGCTAATGCCGGTTGGCAAGGCAGGTTAA